TTTCCAAAAAACCATGCCGTTGGGCGTTCAAGAACAAGCTGGGGTGGACAAACGGAAAAACGGTGGGGGCAATGAAAATGGTGATAATTACCTTCAAACCTTAAGTATAAGCTTTGATCGCTTCCCCCTGGTGAATCTCTAAAAGCCCAAATCCTCCCTGGCGATCGCCGCTTCGGCCAATACTTCAGCATCGGTCTTGTTTGGCCAATCTTGGCAACCAATTTCACTGTAAAACTGCTGGTCGTAGGGCCGGGTCCGCACCACCACCGGCATGGGTACTGCATGGCCTAACACTAAAGCCTGTTGTTTGGAATCTAGTTTGGCCAGCACAGAGCGTAAATTTTGCCCCCCCGCCACCCCGGTAAAAATGGCTTCAATGTCCTTTTCGTCGTTGAGTAGACAGGTAATACGGGTGCCAATTTGGGACATAACTTCATTGTCAATGCCCGATGGCCGCTGGTCCACCACCAACAAAGTAACAAAGTATTTCCGCATTTCCCTGGCAATGGTGCCAAAAATAGTCTGGTGGACAATGGCAGAATCCAAAAAGCGGTGGGCTTCTTCAATGGTAATTACCAATTGCCTGGGGCGATCGCCAACGTGTTTAGTTTGGAGAAATTTTTCTGCTTTTTTAACGTAAATGCTATGGATACGCCTGGTGATCATATTGGTGGCCAGCATATAGGAAAGCAAATTAGACTGGGAGCCAAATTCAATTACCACATGTTTGCCTGCTTCTAAACATTGCAACAGTTGGTCGATGTAATTATGGGTGCTGACTTGTTTGAGATATTTTAAATTTTCTAGTCGTTTTAACTTGCGTTGCAAAGACATGATGGAGCCGGGGTGCCCTTGTTTTTCTTCACAAAAAACCTTAATTTCTTCATTGCTCATCACCAGTAAACGGGAAATCCAACTAGAGCCAAACTCAGAAAATAAAATATTGGCATTGTCCAACGCCGCCTCTGACAAACCTAACTCAAAACCAACTAAACGAATATCTTCAATTTCAATTTGATCAAAACTTAAATAGAGTTCCTGGGCTCCCCTCACTCCCCGTCGCTTGGTGGACTCCGCATCGAGGGTAAAAATTTCCACTTCCCCCGGAAACAATTGCCGCAGACCCTTAACAGTGGAAACGGTTTTGCCTTCCCTCATCGCCTCCCAACCATACTCCGAGTGCATGTCAAACATCAAATTGACCGCCGCCTGTTTGTGGATAATGCCAGAAATTAATAATCTGGTTAAAAAAGATTTCCCTGTACCCGATTTGCCAAAAACTCCATTGCTCCGTTCCACAAAACGGTCTAAATCTAAACACACTGGCACCGCCATATCCAACGGTTCCCCAATGGCAAAATTGCGTCGAAACGGATCATCTTCCCAACCAAATACCAAACGAAAATCCCTTTCACTGGCTTCAAAAACCTGGCTGAAATGGGCCGGAATAGTTTTCACCGGCAGTAATTCCACGTCTGCATTACTATTAGCTTGATAGGAAGCCAAACCATTGCCATTACTCTGGCGATCGCCTTGACCGTTCATCTGTTCAACTGAACTTTCCCCATAACTCGAGTCCTTTTCTGACTCCGTTAACATTAACATGGGTGCTAATTCTAACGTGCCGTAGGTGCCACTGCCGGCCAATACATCAATTAAAAAATCATCGTTAATGTTAGGGGGATTAGCCAAAATCCTTGGATTTGCCGTTCCTAAAGAAACATCGGTGAGCAAACAAAAAAAGCGCGATCGCCTACCCTGAATAACTAAAAATTTCCCCACCCGCATTTCTTCCACGGAAACATCCGCATGGAGACGCACTTCCAAGCCTTTACTGAGGGAACCTTGGGTAACGGAGCCGAGGGCATGGTCTGACATAAATTCTGGGGCGGGTCAAAAATGGGGACAACGGTGGCGATCGGTTAATATTCAAACCTTGTGGTTAGTACTATTTTGTCATCCTACCACCTTAACCTCATCTATCTTGCGTAAGTCCTGACGAACTGATTATTGATTTACAGAGCTTTCGTCTCTTCATTGCTATGTAAATTTTTGCTAATCTTGAGATGCCATTGCTTCTATCATAGTCATTTTTCATAAACTAGACCTGAGAATTATTCATTCGGCTCTTGAGTTGCACCACATTCTTTACAATGGGGCAAATGTTGATAAGTAAGGGCATGACAGCTCACGCATTCAACATATTGATAATAACCACAGTGGGGACAATAGGAATCCTGGGGACGAATTCGCTTTGCACACTTTACACAACTGGATTTTTGAAATCGTTTAGCTGCTTGACTTTTAGAATTAAAAACAACCCTTTGGAAAAATTTGATAACTCCAAATCCCACTAAAGGAATAAGTAGAATATATAGGTAACTAATAGCAAAAATTAATCCACCAAAGACAGCTTGAACAAAATTTAAAATGAGGTCAAAAATAAGACCAAATTGTAGAAATTCAAAGACCTTTAAAATTAGCGGTATAAGAAAAATAACTAGCAGGTGCCAACTAATCAAAGCTACTAATCCATAGCCTTTTTTCACTGCAACGCTATGAACCCAAAGAGCAGTTAAAATTAGGGGGGTTAAAAAGAGAGCCTGGAAAAAAAAACGAATAGTGGGATACCAAAATACTGCATTGATATAACTCTGATTTAATTCCTCCCAGATATCTTTTTGATTAATAAATTTAAGGAAATTAATGCTTTCTGGCTTTGCCAAAATTTGCTGTTCTAAGCTAGCAATTTCTTGTTCAAGGCTAGCGATTTTAGCAATATTTTGATTTAATTGTTGCTTGGCTTTTTCTGGGGGAGTTTGATTAATTGAATTTTCTTTGCCTTGACCAGCAATTTTTTCTAATAGTGTCGAGTCATATTGGGAACGAATGGTATTATTAGATTCTTCAAGCTCATTAATTTGAGCTACGGTCTGGTTAATTTTGATAATAAAATTTTGATTGTCAGTGGTTTGAATTTTATCGTGATATTGGGCGTAGGTTAAACAAACTTGGCTAACTTGACCAAGATGGCCTCTTTCTGATTCTCTGAAACTCTTCTCTAAACTGTATTGATCAATAGGGTCAGTGGCAATAGCTTCGCGAATAATTTGAAGGTTTTTGTCAGAAATGGTTTGGCTTTGATAATTTTGCCAAGAAGCATGGCAAGGATAAGCTAAATTAGGGGCAAGATACCATTGGCCAATATCTTCTATTCCATTAAAAACATTGATAAGGATAAAAATATCAATAAGAATGATTACGATTAAGCTAACCTTGTTGAGAGGTTCATTCTTAACTGTTCTGGATTTATTCCAGAATTGATCAAATAGCCGACGAATGGAATTAAACATGGGGGTAATTAATTGTTACGTTAAGTTTTTAAATTAAACGTGGGAAGCCATGACCCAGTATCATGAATAAAAATCAGAATTGCCCCAGGGTTATTGCTAGGCAAAGTAAGGATAGGGATCTTCGCTTTTGCCCGGTTTCAATTGCCAAAACTAATTAGTTTATTAATTGTGCCATCTAATTTGTTATCCCCTACCATTCTGGCAAATAGCTTAACAATTTTTTTCAAATACTTGCTTTTTTTTAACTAGCTCCGAGAATTACTCCGGCGATCGCCATAATCTCATTAGCTAGAAAACTAGGAGTGCCTAACAACAGACTTACCCGGATGGAGTTACAGTTTTGTTAAGATTAGTTACAGGTTAATCCGGCAGGGAAAAGTTAATATTCTTGACGACATTGCAAGAACGGTCGAGTTAATGCCACATAACAAATTAAATGTAGTAGACAAAGAACAGAGTTAGGATACAAACCTTGAAATACCATCTACCATGGAGCACAAGCCAAACGAGTTTGTGAAACGAGCCATGAAAATCGATATCATTATTGTCTACATTCAGCGATATCGAAAGGGACATGAGGTTCATTTTGTCCCGCCGCTGACTGGTATCCATCTTGCTGCCCTGACCCCGGCAAAACATACTGTTCGAGTTATTCACCAACAGGTTGAAACCGTAAATCTAGACAGCGAAGCTGATGTAATTGTCCTCTCCTTCTTCAGTGGTTTTGCCCCGGAAGCATATCGCTTAGCAACGGAATATCGAAAACGGGGCAAGATAACAATCGCGGGTGGTCCTCATGTAACTTTTGCCCCAGAGGAAGCTCTGAGATTTGTGGATAGTATTGTCATCGGCGAAGGGGAGTCGGTCTGGGAGCAAATTTTCCAAGATATCGAACAGAACACTCTTCAGCAGCGATATATTGGTGAAGCAATTCCCCTCACAAATATCCCCACTCCCCGGTACGACCTGTTACCTCCGCAGTACTTCATTCGACGGGTTGTTCAAGCCACTAGAGGATGTCCATTTACCTGCTCATTCTGCACTGTACCCGTTCTCAATCCCGGCTTTCGTACTCGCCCTGTCGAGGCGGTGCTGAACGACATCCGATACAACAAATTCAAATGGTGGTGGCAACGAAAAACTGTCTGGTTTTGGGATGATAATTTGACGGCAAATAGACCCTATATCAAAGAACTTCTGCGCCAGATGATACCCCTGCGAAAGTGGTGGTTGACCCAAGCAAGTATGGATATTACCAAGGATGACGAGCTGTTAGATTTAATGCGAGACTCTGGTTGCATCGGAATTTTTTTCGGGATTGAGTCATTTGGCCAGGAATCCTTGGAGGATGCGGGAAAACGCCAAAACAAAGTCGCAGAATATCAAGGCAAAATCAAAAAATTGCATGACCGTGGCATTGGCGTGATGGCTGGTTTTATTTCCGGTTTGGATGGAGATACCCCAGAAAGCATCCGGGATATGGCCAACCAACTGGAGGAAATTGGTGTTGATGTGCCATTTTTGAGCATTCTTACTCCTTTTAAAGGCACGCGTTCATACTCAAAGATGATGGATACGGATCGGTTGCGTTCGGATTTGGGGTGGGAGTTTTACAATGGCTATAATGTCACATTCGTGCCCAGTAAAATGACCCCTGCAGAGCTTTTAAAAGCCCACCGAGATTTGTGGAGATCAGCCTTTAGCCTGCAAGCAATCTTTCGTCGGATTGGTAGATCCTTATTTACTTTGCGCGGGGGGGCAATGATGATGTGTAGCATCATGAATCTCTTCTACGGGCTAAAAGCTCTCACAAATAATGAACCGATTAGCTTTGAAGGAACGGATGAATATAAATCAATTCGGGAAACTATCGATTTGATTCCATACAGTCGCCAGAATTCACTAAGTTGATGAGCGCCAACATCTTTGCTGGTTACTAATGGAAAGCAAAGTCCACCCCGCTAAAACTTAGTTTTTTGTGGGGTCATTGGTCATGGCGATCGCCAAAAACTCTACTATGGGTCAACCCTTAACTGTTTTGATTAGCGACAAACCGATCAACCAGTTCAACATCAATAAATTGTCTTGATCAGCTCAGGGGCCAGCAGAATCCCTCCCAAAATAGAAGATGTTAATTGTCCTTGACCTCCTCCTTGAGTGTCAATTTTTGTTCGTTTTATCTATTTTTTTAGGGCACTTTTCGTCAAACCTATTTCCCTTGCTATTTGGCTTATAGGCTTTCCTGAATCTTCGACAATTTTTACTGTCTCCGATTTCTGTTCATCTGTAAATGTTCGTCTTCGTTTTTGGCTCATTTGGACATTCTCCTTGATTTTCGACTCTTTGGATTTGTCCACTTTTTTCAGTCAAGTTCAGTCCTCGTTAAGGGTAGGGAAATGAATTTGTGAAGAAAGAATTCCTTGACTAGGGCTAAAAATAGGTGGCGTTTGATAGACCGTTAATTGCGATAAAACTTGAATAACAGGTTGAATTGCACTCATTGTGATATTCCTCGTCTTTGGCAGAACTGTAGAGTTATCGGCCCATGGGGGAAAAGTTATTCAATGTACCTCAACAAAATTAATTTACTGGGCTGAAATCCTTACCCTATCAAAGCTTTGGACATTAATATTTCACTATTAATTTACTGGGCTGAAATCCTTACCCTATCAAAGCTTTGGACATTAATATTTCACTTATCTAGGGCTCATTCAATGGGAGAGAAAAAATATTTTACTGATTTTGCATAACTTTTTAGCCCCGCCCCCGATAACTATTTGACGGTGGATCAAATCCTGGACCCGAGGCGATCGCCTGTTGGAAGGAAAGTTGCAGATCGGGGATAGTTACCCCCTGTCGTCCTGCAAATAACATCGCTGCTAGTTCTTGGCCATAGGAGGCTTCACTGTGGCCAGAGTAAACAAACAGATCAAAACCTGGCGATCGGCGCAGAGTACGACTAAGTTGGCCATAGTCTGGCTGTAATAGTTCGGTAACTTGCACCCTCAAGCCCCTATTTTTAGTCAAATTAGCCAATATCTGGCGATCGGGTTCGAGGTCAATGCCATCACTGTTGCCAATCAGATGCAAAATTCGCAGTTCAGGGCATAGGTAACGGTGGAGCTTGGCGGTGAAATTAGTGGGATGGGTAACGGAAGTTGGGGCAGGAGTGAACGAGTATTGACAGGTATTAACCGCACAATGGATTTTTGGTGAGGCTGATTGCAGTAGGGGCCATTCCTGCCAGGGTAATTTAGCTAAAATCGCCGCTGTTTCTGGGCTGGTTTGATACAGAGATTGACCTATCTGCAAAATCAACAAAGTTTCCCCATCGGACTGGGAAAGACAGCGCAGTATTTCCTTTTCTAAATTTTGCCAAGCGGGTAGGGAAGAACTCAACCATTGCACCATGGCTTGGCGGAGGAGCTTTCTTTCCGTTCCCTGGCCTTGATACTGGTAACTGGTGGCAACGGCTTGGGTGCTAATGATCCTAATGCCCCGACGGCGATGGGCTTGCCCAGGGCGAGGACTGGTGATTTCCAAAGCCCAATCTTGGTACAGCTCCGCTAAGGGGGAAGTTATGGGGGGTAAAGTGCCGTAGAAATCCCTTTGCACCGTGGTGACCGAGGAACCATCTATCCGTTCCACATCCAACGCCACCGTAAAACCAGACTGAAAATCACCATTAATGACCTTGAGCAGAAGAAATTGCATTGCCATCAGATTTTTTTGCACCCTAAAGATGAATATCTTCCGTTACAGCTAATTCTCCCAGGGATACCCGAATGCGAAAATCACTGCCGGGGTCAATCTCTAGGCTCATTTTGAGGAGATTTTTTCCCCCTTGTTCTTCCTCTCCAACCCCAATACTGTCAATTAACTGGTCATCGGTGGTTAACAATGCCAATGCTAATCCTGCCGGTAAAGTTTGTGTTGATTGCAAAGGTTGCAACGTAATCAAACCGGCAATGGTATGGTCACCCCTAGGCATCAAAGAAACGGTTAACGTCAACGGGATTTGCCCTAAAGCCAGGTCATGGGCAATGGTTTTGGTAACACTATGCACCGCCTGGGGATGTTTGGCATCAATGCGGGCTAGGGTGCCAGCGGCTAACCAGCGGGTATCTTCATTGTTCGTGCCATCAATGATTTCCACCAATTTGGCGATCGCCTGGGGTTGATCATTTTCGGTGGCTAATTCCCCCAGAGTAATAATTAATCTTTGCTTGGTAGCCTCATCCTTGGCTCCCTGAAATTTGTCGATAATGCGCTCCACTGTGCCCAAGCTACGGACAGGAATTAACTGGGGTACCCATTGCTCCGTTCCCAACTGCCAAGTGGTAGTGGTAACCCGTTCCACCCAAGTTTGAATCACGTCTGTCACCCGATTAACGGCATTTTGCACTACTTCCACTGGGGCGAGAACCATTGAAGCTTGTTCCGCAGTGGCAATAACCCGGAATAGTCCTTCTATGGGTTGTAACTGTTGTTTAGGCACTATTTCCGCAGTAAAAGATTCTAAAAAACCGAATATTTCCCCTTGGCGCAGGTCTTCACTAATTTCCACCACCGCATAGCCTAATCTGTCCTGCCAACTTTCCGCCCCAAAATAAATTTCCTCTTCTTGGTGACCAATGCCCCGACATTCCAAACGACCGAGATTAGGTAGGTAAAGATCAGCCACTGTTTCCCCTAAATGGATTGGTGGTTGACGGCTATAACTTTCCCCCTCGTCATAATCAATGCCGTAGATCTCCAACCAATGGGCGATCGCCCTAACGGCCAAAAGGTTTTTAATGAGCCGTTGAAGTTTTTCTCCCTGGCAACCAGATTGGAGGGCAATGGTTTTCACCCATTGATGATCCGCTGAAGTTAGGGGAATTTTCAAATTATTATCGATGGCAACCATAAATATTTCCTAAAAGTAATTAATAGCGAATACAAATACTACAAAAGTGATTTAATCTTCTACAATTAGTTATCGGCTCTGGCTCAAATTTTTATGCACAAATTGCAAAATATGGGGCAGTAGCTGAAATTCGTAAAACCGCTCCAGTTCCCCCGGCTCCACTCCTAACGATTGCGCCACTTGGGTTAGTCCCTGCCTCGGCTTTCGGATGGTCAACAGTAGCTCCTGCAACAGCCTTTGCCCTGTAATCCCTGGTTTTTGAGCCAAGCGAAGTTCCCTTAAAGTTGACTCCGTTTCTATCCATTCCTGCAATTGTTGTTCAAATTGGTTTTGCCTCAATTCTTTCTTTCCCAACAGTCCCCGCAGATGCTCACAGGGATTAATGGGGGTATCGGGTTGGATAAAGTCATAATTGCTTTCCATAAAGGCGATTAACCTACCGCGGCACTGACGCTCGTAGAAACTGCTCAAAGTGGCGATCGCCACCCCATATTCTTTTGCCAACTGATTCCACTCCACTTCCTCGATAAAACGCTTTTGCAGTAATAATTGCGCTGTTATTGTTGGCTGGTTTTTAACCGTCACCCCAACTAATTCCTCCTCTAATTGCAACCAGTCTTCTATGCCCCGACGCATAATGTCAGCGTCTTGTCCGTAGGAAGGGGAGGTTATCATGGCCAGCAGATCTTCCCGATCATCCTCGGATGTACTGGATTGGACTTGTTGCCGTTGTTGATATTGCTTTTCCCGTTGGGTCTTGAACTCATTTTTGAGCCGGAAGTTTAACCAAGTAGCTACCTGGGCTTGCTGGGCGTTGTAGTCCCGATAACGACGATAGAAATATTCCAGGGTCTTCAACCACGCTTCAGCGTAGGCATCCTGGTACTGCTCTTCGTAATTACGCCATAGTTTTTCCGATGCTTCCAGTATTCCCATAGCCTGGGCGAGTATTTCCCTTTCACACAGGGTTTTTTGGATAGGGTCAAGGCCATCCCCGGACAATTTTTTCGCCTGTTCAATGAGGAGTTGGAGTTGCAGGTTTACATCATCCCCAGCAATGCGGACTACTTCGCTGAATATTTGTCTCAGAATTTGCTTCCGCTTAGCACTAACAGGAGATAACTGTCCCAACCTCTGGCGATAATAGTCGAGGGAACAATGATCTTTTTCCATGGCTACATCCCCAGATATTACCGTTGCAATTCAAAACTGCTATTTTACTTTGTTGGCGATCATTTCTTTTTGGGGTGATATACCAAAACTTGCTATACGACATCCGATACAACAAATTCAAGTGGTGGTGGCAACGAAAGACCGTCTGGTTCTGGGATGATAATCTAACCGCAAATAGAAACTATATCAAAGAACTTCTACGCCAGATGATATCTCTGTGAAAGTGGTGGTTTATCATGCTCCCTGTTATACTACAGAGGAAGATATTACTTAATCTTTACTTTATTTACTAAAGTGATCTTTTAGGCATTTAAGTCTAAAAGGTCGTTGTCAAAAGTTTCCTTAGTCAGGGATAGTAAAGGCTCTGAGAGGAAAGATTCAGATAGTTCTGGAGATGATAGAGTTGAGACTTTATAAGCAGATTTTAAATGCTTCTCACTCACTGTTCAGTCCCTATCATTATCATCAAGCTTTACAAAACGCTGTTTTGGCAAGTCAACATTTTGAAGAGGTTAGAGCCATGACGGTTTTATCTTTATTCTATTTGTACTATTCTACGCCATTTTTGAGCCTAGTGCATGGTGATTCAAGTTCTGAAAAAGCAGCTTGGCTCAGTTGTGTTAATACTAACCAAGAAAAGATGCAAAAATAGGCGGAACACGCCCCAATGAATTACTTGCACAAATATCATCTAGTTGAAGCAGAAAAAGCGCGGGTCTTAGGGCAATTCTTTGAGGCTGAAGAGTTTTATGAGCGAGCGATCGCAGGTGCTGCTGAAAATGAGTTTATTCAAGAAGAAGCATTGGCTTATGAATTAGCGGCTAAACATTATCTAGCGCGAGGTCGAGAAAAAATTGCTCGAACTTATATGAAAGAAGCGCACTATTGCTACGATCGCTGGGGCGCAAAAGCTAAAGTTAAAGACTTAGAAAAACGGTATCCACAATTACTCAATTCCAACTTGATTCGGCAATCAACTTTGACTGAGGGAATGATCAGTCATTCGACCGCCGTGATGAAAGCGGCTCAAGCCCTCTCAGAAATTATCCATCTTGATCAATTGATTGCCAGGTTACTGTTGATGGCTCAGGCAGCAATTTCACTAGAAAATGCTCGGCTGTATGAACGGCTAGCAAACTATGCCAAAACACTGGAAAGGAAACTAGAAGAGCAAACTCAAGCATTACAGCAGGAGATCATCAATCGCGAACGAACAGAAGACGCATTACGACAAAGTGAAGCGAATTATCGCAATCTGCTACAAACCGCGAATTCAATCATCATTCGCTATGATCCGCAAGGACGGATTCACTACATCAACGATTATGGGGTAAAACTCCTCGGCTACAAAGAACATCAAATCTTAGGACGAACCTTATTTGAAACCATCATTCCGGACATCGAAATCTCTGGGCGTGATGTCAAACCTATGGTTCACAATTTACTTCGCAACCCTCAATCGTACCCGCAAGGTGAGGGTGAAAACCTGTGTCGAGACGGTCGGCGCGTTTGGGTTGCCTGGTCGAATCAAGCTATTTTCAACGATCGGGGAGAGGTGGTTGAAATCTTATCGGTGGGCAATGACACCACTCAGCGTAGACAAGCAGAAGAGGCATTACAACGTAGTGAAGCTAAGTTCCGCAACATCTTTGCAAATTCGCAGGTTGGTATCTACCGTAGCCGTATCGGTGATGGCTTAATTCTCGATGCCAATCAACGCTTTGCCGATCTGTTTGGCTTTGATTCACCCCAAGAGATGATTGGGATTGAACACACTACAGGCTATTGGGTCAATCTCAGCGATCGCCAACAAGGCATTGAGGTGATAAAGCGGGATGGGGAAGTGCGAAATTATGAAGCACAGATGCGAAAACGAGATGGGACAGTGTTTTGGGGACTTTTCTCTTCTTATCTGAATGCAGCCGATGACTACATCGAAGGGGTGATTGCAGATATTAGCGATCGCAAACAGGCAGAAGTCGCGTTGCAAGCCTCTGAAGCGGAACTGCGGGCGCTCTTTTCAGCCATTCCCGATCCGCTATGTATCATCAATGCTGAAGGGCGATTGCTCTGCACAATCAAAGGAACTTCATCTTATGGAGAGGAGTGTACTGGCAAAACGCTGCATCAACTTTTTGCCAAAGAACAAGCTGATGAATTTCTGGATTACATTCAGCAGTCGGTGAGAACTCAACAAGTCCTCACCGTTGAATACAGTGATTGGATCGCTGGACGAGAAGTTTGGTTTTCGGCTCGCATTGCCCCGATTCGACATGAGCAGGTGATTTGGCTGGCGCGAGATATTACGGCGCAAAAGCAAGCAGAAGCCGCCTCGATTTTAGAAGAGCGCAACCGCATGGCACGCGAGATTCACGACACACTGGCTCAGGCGTTTACAGGCATTCTGGCTCAGGTGGGAGCGGCAAAGCAGGTGCTAACGGATGATGTAGAAGCATCTCAGGCACATCTAGATCTAATCAAAGAATTGGCGCGAACTGGACTGACTGAAGCGCGGCGATCGGTAGTAGCGCTCCGCCCTCAGCTTTTGGAGGGGGGCAGTTTACAAAGCGCTCTCCATCATCTCGTCGCTCAAATCAGAACTGCCGCAATGGATACCACTTTGTATTGTGAGGTCAAGGGGACAGCCTATGCTCTATCAACTGAAGTCGAAAGTAACCTACTGCGGATTGGGCAGGAATCGTTAACTAATGCAATTAAACACGCCAATGCTGACGAAATCCGAGTGCAGCTAGTCTACGATTGTGATCGATTCTGCTTGCGCGTGAAAGATAATGGACAGGGATTTGGAGTTGGTAGTATTCCAGCCTCTGAGGGCTTTGGCTTACTCGGCATGAGCGAGCGAGCAGAGCGCATCGGCGCACAACTAACCATTAGGAGTCAACCTGGACAGGGAACAGAGATTATTGTCACCGTCATTCGGGAGTAAAATCACGATGAGCCAAGCCACGACTATTCGGGTTTTGATTGCGGACGACCATGCTATTTTTCGGCAAGGATTAGCCACGATTATTAACCGTGACCCAGATATGCAGGTGATTGCCCAAGCCGAAAATGGGGAACAAGCAATCGCGCTATTTGAGGAACACCAACCAGATGTAACGCTA
The genomic region above belongs to Synechocystis sp. PCC 6803 substr. PCC-P and contains:
- a CDS encoding ATP-binding protein, whose amino-acid sequence is MSDHALGSVTQGSLSKGLEVRLHADVSVEEMRVGKFLVIQGRRSRFFCLLTDVSLGTANPRILANPPNINDDFLIDVLAGSGTYGTLELAPMLMLTESEKDSSYGESSVEQMNGQGDRQSNGNGLASYQANSNADVELLPVKTIPAHFSQVFEASERDFRLVFGWEDDPFRRNFAIGEPLDMAVPVCLDLDRFVERSNGVFGKSGTGKSFLTRLLISGIIHKQAAVNLMFDMHSEYGWEAMREGKTVSTVKGLRQLFPGEVEIFTLDAESTKRRGVRGAQELYLSFDQIEIEDIRLVGFELGLSEAALDNANILFSEFGSSWISRLLVMSNEEIKVFCEEKQGHPGSIMSLQRKLKRLENLKYLKQVSTHNYIDQLLQCLEAGKHVVIEFGSQSNLLSYMLATNMITRRIHSIYVKKAEKFLQTKHVGDRPRQLVITIEEAHRFLDSAIVHQTIFGTIAREMRKYFVTLLVVDQRPSGIDNEVMSQIGTRITCLLNDEKDIEAIFTGVAGGQNLRSVLAKLDSKQQALVLGHAVPMPVVVRTRPYDQQFYSEIGCQDWPNKTDAEVLAEAAIAREDLGF
- a CDS encoding radical SAM protein, which encodes MEHKPNEFVKRAMKIDIIIVYIQRYRKGHEVHFVPPLTGIHLAALTPAKHTVRVIHQQVETVNLDSEADVIVLSFFSGFAPEAYRLATEYRKRGKITIAGGPHVTFAPEEALRFVDSIVIGEGESVWEQIFQDIEQNTLQQRYIGEAIPLTNIPTPRYDLLPPQYFIRRVVQATRGCPFTCSFCTVPVLNPGFRTRPVEAVLNDIRYNKFKWWWQRKTVWFWDDNLTANRPYIKELLRQMIPLRKWWLTQASMDITKDDELLDLMRDSGCIGIFFGIESFGQESLEDAGKRQNKVAEYQGKIKKLHDRGIGVMAGFISGLDGDTPESIRDMANQLEEIGVDVPFLSILTPFKGTRSYSKMMDTDRLRSDLGWEFYNGYNVTFVPSKMTPAELLKAHRDLWRSAFSLQAIFRRIGRSLFTLRGGAMMMCSIMNLFYGLKALTNNEPISFEGTDEYKSIRETIDLIPYSRQNSLS
- a CDS encoding transposase, coding for MSQKRRRTFTDEQKSETVKIVEDSGKPISQIAREIGLTKSALKK
- a CDS encoding DUF1822 family protein — encoded protein: MVAIDNNLKIPLTSADHQWVKTIALQSGCQGEKLQRLIKNLLAVRAIAHWLEIYGIDYDEGESYSRQPPIHLGETVADLYLPNLGRLECRGIGHQEEEIYFGAESWQDRLGYAVVEISEDLRQGEIFGFLESFTAEIVPKQQLQPIEGLFRVIATAEQASMVLAPVEVVQNAVNRVTDVIQTWVERVTTTTWQLGTEQWVPQLIPVRSLGTVERIIDKFQGAKDEATKQRLIITLGELATENDQPQAIAKLVEIIDGTNNEDTRWLAAGTLARIDAKHPQAVHSVTKTIAHDLALGQIPLTLTVSLMPRGDHTIAGLITLQPLQSTQTLPAGLALALLTTDDQLIDSIGVGEEEQGGKNLLKMSLEIDPGSDFRIRVSLGELAVTEDIHL
- a CDS encoding PAS domain S-box protein, which gives rise to MNYLHKYHLVEAEKARVLGQFFEAEEFYERAIAGAAENEFIQEEALAYELAAKHYLARGREKIARTYMKEAHYCYDRWGAKAKVKDLEKRYPQLLNSNLIRQSTLTEGMISHSTAVMKAAQALSEIIHLDQLIARLLLMAQAAISLENARLYERLANYAKTLERKLEEQTQALQQEIINRERTEDALRQSEANYRNLLQTANSIIIRYDPQGRIHYINDYGVKLLGYKEHQILGRTLFETIIPDIEISGRDVKPMVHNLLRNPQSYPQGEGENLCRDGRRVWVAWSNQAIFNDRGEVVEILSVGNDTTQRRQAEEALQRSEAKFRNIFANSQVGIYRSRIGDGLILDANQRFADLFGFDSPQEMIGIEHTTGYWVNLSDRQQGIEVIKRDGEVRNYEAQMRKRDGTVFWGLFSSYLNAADDYIEGVIADISDRKQAEVALQASEAELRALFSAIPDPLCIINAEGRLLCTIKGTSSYGEECTGKTLHQLFAKEQADEFLDYIQQSVRTQQVLTVEYSDWIAGREVWFSARIAPIRHEQVIWLARDITAQKQAEAASILEERNRMAREIHDTLAQAFTGILAQVGAAKQVLTDDVEASQAHLDLIKELARTGLTEARRSVVALRPQLLEGGSLQSALHHLVAQIRTAAMDTTLYCEVKGTAYALSTEVESNLLRIGQESLTNAIKHANADEIRVQLVYDCDRFCLRVKDNGQGFGVGSIPASEGFGLLGMSERAERIGAQLTIRSQPGQGTEIIVTVIRE